The proteins below are encoded in one region of Desulfatiglans anilini DSM 4660:
- a CDS encoding methyltransferase domain-containing protein, whose translation MGRAYVHGYDLRENIRLQDQAATLVELLHSDTFYPPGHSVLEAGCGVGAQTCTLAANSPGAVITSVDISYSSLCEARQRAMSAGHDHVRFLQADIFHLPHEQDFFDHIFVCFVLEHLDRPVEALRILKTYLKRGGTITVIEGDHGSTYFHPDSAAAHRAIQCQVELQRRAGGNAMIGRTLYPLLDEAGYRSIRVSPRMVYVDSSRPQLVAGFTRKTFTAMIEGVREAAIEAGIVQADAFDQGIRDLYRTAEPNGVFCYTFFKAVALR comes from the coding sequence ATGGGCAGGGCATATGTACACGGCTATGATCTTCGAGAAAATATCCGTCTGCAGGATCAGGCTGCGACCTTGGTCGAGTTGCTGCATTCCGACACGTTTTACCCGCCGGGGCACTCCGTTCTCGAAGCGGGATGCGGCGTGGGGGCGCAAACTTGCACCCTTGCGGCAAACAGCCCGGGTGCTGTGATCACTTCTGTCGACATCTCTTATTCGTCCCTCTGTGAGGCCAGGCAGAGAGCAATGTCGGCCGGGCATGACCATGTCCGGTTTTTGCAGGCCGATATTTTTCATTTGCCGCACGAGCAGGATTTCTTTGATCACATTTTCGTCTGCTTCGTCCTGGAGCATCTCGACCGGCCGGTTGAGGCGCTGCGTATACTGAAGACTTATCTGAAACGGGGCGGCACGATCACCGTGATCGAAGGAGACCACGGTTCGACTTATTTCCATCCCGACAGCGCTGCTGCGCACCGGGCGATCCAATGCCAGGTCGAACTGCAGCGCCGCGCCGGCGGCAACGCCATGATCGGCAGAACACTCTATCCGCTTCTGGACGAAGCCGGATACCGTTCCATTCGCGTCTCTCCGCGAATGGTCTATGTCGATTCGAGCAGACCGCAACTGGTAGCTGGCTTCACGAGAAAGACATTCACGGCCATGATCGAGGGGGTGCGCGAGGCCGCGATCGAGGCCGGGATCGTCCAGGCCGATGCCTTTGACCAAGGAATCCGGGATCTCTACCGTACGGCCGAGCCTAATGGGGTCTTCTGCTACACGTTTTTCAAGGCTGTCGCTCTGAGATGA
- a CDS encoding 4Fe-4S binding protein encodes MKILTAPRMERCIGCHSCSLACARLVHKHLSWDTAGIAILSSGGLSTGFEARLCMACNPAPCVEACPTGAYSQRKGGGVVVRIKLCIRCGACADACPVDAIFVDRSGEPFVCIHCGQCVNYCPHDCLEMVDRGEPV; translated from the coding sequence ATGAAGATCCTGACTGCTCCACGCATGGAACGCTGCATCGGTTGCCATTCGTGTTCACTCGCCTGTGCGCGCCTGGTGCACAAACATCTTTCCTGGGATACTGCAGGCATTGCTATCCTTTCGTCGGGAGGGCTGTCGACCGGCTTCGAGGCTCGCCTGTGCATGGCCTGCAATCCGGCCCCCTGTGTGGAGGCTTGTCCGACAGGGGCCTACAGCCAGAGAAAAGGCGGAGGCGTCGTCGTGAGGATAAAGCTGTGCATCCGCTGTGGGGCGTGCGCTGACGCCTGCCCGGTCGACGCCATCTTCGTCGATCGAAGCGGTGAACCTTTTGTCTGCATCCATTGCGGCCAGTGCGTAAACTACTGCCCGCATGATTGCCTCGAGATGGTCGACAGGGGGGAACCCGTATGA
- a CDS encoding aldehyde ferredoxin oxidoreductase N-terminal domain-containing protein, producing the protein MIRDYFRVLLVDLETGKGRIERVEGRDTHAGGSGLAALLFERFGIVDRLWDDPEQPFILAIGPLTGFFPLMSKTICAFKSPYHNQFAESHAGGRSALALRFADLDALVVVGRANVLSCLVLGSKRLEVRDVAFMRGMDVSSTGKIFRRMFPGAGHRSILRIGPAGERLAATACINVDSYRHFGRLGAGAVLGAKNLKGIFIHGDGIGNLPDQKGYSKLYQRVYRQLTSTDMMKKYHNLGTPENIGVLNELKALPIRNLQKTSDVEVKGITGERFAEETLMRNQACSGCPIGCIHLGYVREQFMKDNRYFFIQVPYDHEPIFAVGAMLGVNSAFKVLGLIDAVERAGLDVMSTGVALAWATEAFAEGILSEEETLIGLRFGDAEAYKQAVYHMGRGTNPFYRLLSDGIMHAVRIYGGGDYACVLGQEMAGYATGEVFLTGQALGFRHSHLDTGGYTYDQQNQEKNAADAVDFLVEDEQNRVLLTSMAACLFARKVYQPELLAECLESLGYAKLARNIGSVAASVQRLRWNIRLATGYEPHRIDIPKRFLETVNWKGAIDASYLDNLKSEYSRRILQFKG; encoded by the coding sequence ATGATTCGAGACTACTTTCGCGTTTTGCTGGTTGATCTTGAAACCGGAAAGGGACGGATCGAGAGGGTGGAAGGGCGGGATACCCATGCGGGGGGCAGCGGCCTGGCTGCCCTCCTCTTCGAAAGATTCGGCATTGTGGATCGCCTCTGGGACGACCCGGAGCAGCCCTTCATCCTGGCGATCGGTCCACTGACCGGCTTCTTCCCCCTCATGAGCAAAACCATCTGCGCCTTCAAATCCCCTTATCATAATCAATTCGCAGAGAGCCACGCCGGGGGGCGTTCGGCGCTGGCCCTGCGCTTCGCCGATCTCGATGCCCTCGTCGTGGTCGGCAGGGCCAACGTGCTCTCCTGCCTGGTGCTGGGATCGAAACGATTGGAGGTCCGAGACGTCGCATTCATGAGAGGGATGGATGTTTCGAGTACAGGCAAGATCTTCCGGCGCATGTTTCCCGGAGCCGGGCATCGGAGCATCTTGCGGATCGGCCCGGCAGGAGAACGCCTGGCTGCGACCGCCTGCATCAATGTGGACAGTTACCGTCACTTCGGGCGATTGGGTGCCGGAGCGGTCCTGGGTGCCAAGAACCTCAAGGGGATTTTCATCCATGGGGACGGAATCGGTAATCTGCCTGACCAGAAAGGTTATTCGAAGCTGTACCAGCGGGTTTACAGACAGCTGACATCCACGGACATGATGAAGAAGTATCACAACCTGGGAACGCCGGAAAATATCGGGGTCCTGAATGAACTGAAGGCCTTGCCGATCCGCAACCTCCAGAAGACTTCCGATGTCGAAGTCAAGGGCATCACCGGAGAAAGGTTTGCCGAGGAGACCCTGATGCGCAACCAGGCCTGCTCGGGCTGCCCGATCGGCTGTATTCACCTGGGTTACGTGCGCGAGCAGTTCATGAAGGATAACCGGTATTTTTTCATTCAGGTTCCATACGATCACGAACCCATTTTCGCGGTCGGCGCCATGCTCGGGGTCAACAGCGCCTTCAAAGTACTGGGCCTTATCGATGCCGTTGAACGGGCGGGTCTGGACGTGATGTCGACCGGAGTGGCGCTGGCCTGGGCTACGGAGGCGTTTGCCGAGGGGATTCTATCCGAGGAGGAAACCCTGATAGGCCTCAGATTCGGGGATGCCGAAGCTTACAAACAGGCCGTTTATCATATGGGGCGCGGGACGAACCCGTTCTACCGGCTGTTGTCCGACGGCATCATGCACGCGGTGAGGATCTATGGCGGCGGGGACTATGCCTGTGTTCTCGGTCAGGAAATGGCCGGCTACGCCACAGGAGAGGTTTTCCTGACAGGTCAGGCCCTTGGGTTTCGCCATTCCCATCTGGACACCGGTGGTTACACGTATGACCAGCAAAATCAGGAAAAAAATGCGGCGGATGCTGTCGATTTCCTTGTCGAAGATGAGCAGAACCGCGTGCTGTTGACCAGTATGGCAGCCTGTTTGTTCGCCCGCAAGGTCTATCAGCCGGAGTTGTTGGCGGAATGCCTGGAGTCGTTGGGCTATGCCAAACTGGCACGGAACATCGGCTCCGTCGCCGCGTCTGTCCAAAGGCTGAGATGGAATATCCGACTGGCGACCGGCTACGAGCCGCATCGCATCGATATACCCAAGCGTTTCCTGGAGACGGTCAACTGGAAAGGGGCGATCGATGCAAGTTATCTCGACAACCTCAAAAGCGAATACAGCCGGCGCATTCTGCAGTTCAAGGGTTGA